The following coding sequences are from one Leptolyngbya sp. NIES-3755 window:
- a CDS encoding diguanylate cyclase/phosphodiesterase (similar to AA sequence:cyanobase_aa:LBDG_36750), which produces MQITPQFSYSLKLIVQPSDRETYLVLYQLGFQKIAIVPQLLYRTVNEFELSNLFILLCQRISDQGQALSRYIVTRSPLDAAPLLSEFLNAQPLSQMTMLVKHAWFFQVLAQQQLFFNYQPIFDLNSGQVVAHECLARAQNDQGQLFNGQQLIDAALTMNLTREFDNLARSKCFSALAQWSHSDRPIFFINVLPNAIAHHPESLEHNFQQVLDLGLHPNQIVFELTEVEALNNHPNLSKVIEQIRAGGFGLALDDLGSNVAIDHYCTELRPDVIKLDRRLIDGCSRYDLKQVMVKSLVRVAQELGITVLAEGLEASEDIEFCRSIGVNLGQGFGLGMPSRKPLGIIRKPSLFRSRDRASVTSTT; this is translated from the coding sequence GTGCAAATCACTCCTCAGTTCAGTTACTCGCTAAAGCTCATCGTACAGCCGAGCGATCGAGAAACCTATTTGGTGCTGTATCAATTGGGCTTTCAAAAAATCGCGATCGTGCCGCAACTACTTTACCGGACGGTGAACGAATTTGAATTGTCTAATCTGTTTATCTTGCTCTGTCAGCGGATTTCGGATCAGGGACAGGCGCTTTCTCGTTATATTGTGACGCGATCGCCGCTCGATGCTGCTCCGTTACTCAGTGAATTCCTGAATGCTCAACCGCTGAGTCAAATGACAATGCTGGTAAAACATGCTTGGTTCTTTCAAGTGTTAGCTCAACAGCAACTCTTTTTTAACTATCAGCCGATCTTTGATCTGAATTCGGGTCAAGTGGTGGCGCATGAATGTTTGGCACGTGCTCAGAATGATCAAGGACAGCTATTTAATGGACAGCAATTGATCGATGCTGCACTGACGATGAATCTGACTCGTGAGTTTGATAACTTAGCTCGATCAAAGTGTTTTAGTGCTTTGGCACAGTGGAGTCATTCGGATCGTCCGATCTTTTTTATCAATGTGTTGCCGAACGCGATCGCACATCATCCCGAATCGTTAGAACATAACTTTCAGCAGGTTCTCGATCTAGGATTGCACCCGAATCAGATTGTGTTTGAACTGACTGAAGTGGAAGCTTTGAACAATCATCCGAATCTGTCGAAAGTGATCGAGCAAATTCGAGCTGGGGGATTCGGACTCGCGTTGGATGATTTGGGAAGCAATGTCGCGATCGACCATTACTGTACGGAATTGCGCCCGGATGTGATTAAGCTCGATCGACGTTTGATCGATGGCTGTAGTCGCTATGACCTGAAACAAGTGATGGTGAAAAGCTTAGTTCGTGTGGCGCAAGAACTTGGAATTACGGTACTTGCAGAAGGATTGGAAGCTTCAGAAGATATCGAATTTTGTCGATCGATTGGGGTGAATCTAGGACAGGGATTTGGTTTGGGAATGCCGAGTCGTAAACCTCTTGGGATTATCCGAAAGCCGTCTCTATTCAGATCCCGCGATCGAGCTTCGGTTACTTCAACAACTTGA
- a CDS encoding fdxN element excision controlling factor XisH (similar to AA sequence:cyanobase_aa:LBDG_46350): protein MPALDLYHNAVKQSLIKDGWSITHDPLHLRWGRKDMYVDLGAKRLIVAERSEEKIAVEVKSFTGESEMQAFRDAIGQFAIYRSVLRRTNPEYTLYLAVRDVTYRSFFEEPIGQLLIEDEDLKLIVFDAEQEVIQQWRS from the coding sequence ATGCCAGCCCTTGATCTCTATCACAACGCTGTGAAACAGTCATTAATTAAAGATGGCTGGAGTATCACTCATGATCCACTACATTTACGCTGGGGACGCAAAGATATGTATGTGGATCTGGGAGCAAAGCGGCTGATTGTCGCGGAACGATCTGAGGAAAAGATCGCAGTTGAAGTGAAAAGCTTTACTGGGGAATCTGAAATGCAGGCGTTTCGGGATGCGATCGGACAGTTTGCTATTTATCGATCGGTTCTTCGTCGCACCAATCCGGAGTACACACTCTACCTTGCCGTTCGAGATGTTACCTATCGCTCTTTCTTTGAAGAACCGATCGGGCAACTTTTGATCGAAGATGAAGATCTGAAGCTAATCGTTTTTGATGCTGAGCAGGAGGTCATTCAACAATGGAGAAGTTAG
- a CDS encoding FdxN element excision controlling factor protein (similar to AA sequence:cyanobase_aa:MAE61420) has product MEKLAEYRRIIQAVLIPYTEIPYSHGDLICKPIFDESRDSYLLMTLGWDRKTRVHGCLVHLDIINGKIWVQRDETEDGVTHELVAAGVPKQDIVLAFHPIDVRSHTGYAIA; this is encoded by the coding sequence ATGGAGAAGTTAGCTGAGTATCGTCGAATTATTCAAGCTGTTCTGATTCCCTACACCGAAATTCCTTACTCACATGGCGATTTGATTTGCAAACCGATTTTCGATGAAAGTCGCGATAGTTATCTATTAATGACCTTGGGATGGGATCGAAAAACAAGGGTTCATGGCTGTCTCGTCCATCTGGATATTATCAACGGTAAGATTTGGGTGCAGCGAGACGAAACAGAAGATGGGGTCACACACGAATTAGTGGCGGCGGGCGTTCCAAAGCAAGATATTGTGCTGGCTTTTCATCCAATCGATGTGCGATCGCACACCGGATATGCGATCGCTTAA
- a CDS encoding anthranilate phosphoribosyltransferase (similar to AA sequence:cyanobase_aa:LBDG_36740) gives MTSLAVDTAQWSELLQQLLDRDSLSMEQASTVMQGWLKDEIPPVISGGILMALQMKGISASELAGMAKVLQSQAQFVDRPEFPLIDTCGTGGDGSSTFNISTAVAFVASAAGLRVAKHGNRSASSLVGSADVLEALGVNLGASPERIQAAVQEVGVTFLFAPGWHPALKVVAPMRKTLKVRTVFNLLGPLVNPLQPTGQVIGVYNSPLLEPMAEALKLLGKESAIVLHGRERLDEAGLGDLTDIAVLNNQTVEVTTIDPQALGLQKAPIDALRGGDISVNTEILRSVLQGKGTQAQQDAVTLNAALALRVGQAVDSYDQGIDRAREVLKSGAAWEKLNQLVEFLK, from the coding sequence ATGACTTCTCTGGCTGTAGACACCGCTCAATGGTCTGAATTGCTCCAGCAGTTGCTCGATCGCGATTCTTTATCGATGGAACAAGCCTCAACAGTGATGCAGGGTTGGCTCAAGGATGAGATTCCACCTGTGATTTCGGGTGGGATTCTGATGGCGTTGCAGATGAAAGGAATTTCAGCCTCAGAACTGGCAGGCATGGCGAAAGTTTTACAATCTCAGGCGCAATTTGTCGATCGACCAGAATTCCCCCTAATCGATACCTGTGGCACTGGAGGCGATGGCTCTTCGACGTTTAATATTTCGACTGCGGTGGCATTTGTGGCTTCAGCAGCAGGATTGAGAGTCGCGAAACATGGAAATCGATCGGCTTCCAGTTTGGTCGGTTCAGCGGATGTCCTCGAAGCATTAGGCGTGAATTTGGGGGCATCACCGGAACGGATTCAAGCCGCAGTACAAGAAGTTGGAGTCACGTTTTTGTTTGCTCCCGGTTGGCATCCAGCGCTGAAAGTCGTTGCCCCGATGCGGAAAACTCTGAAAGTTCGCACCGTGTTTAATTTATTGGGTCCATTAGTCAATCCGTTGCAGCCGACGGGACAAGTAATCGGGGTGTATAACTCTCCATTGTTGGAACCAATGGCGGAAGCGTTGAAACTCTTGGGGAAAGAAAGCGCGATCGTACTTCACGGACGAGAAAGACTCGATGAAGCAGGTTTGGGAGATTTAACCGATATTGCGGTATTGAACAATCAAACTGTTGAAGTAACCACGATCGATCCTCAAGCCTTGGGATTACAAAAAGCGCCGATCGATGCTTTACGCGGGGGTGACATTTCTGTGAATACGGAAATTCTGCGATCGGTGTTGCAAGGAAAAGGAACTCAGGCGCAACAAGATGCCGTCACATTGAATGCGGCTTTAGCATTACGAGTTGGACAAGCGGTAGACTCGTATGACCAAGGTATCGATCGAGCCAGAGAAGTGCTGAAATCTGGCGCAGCCTGGGAGAAATTGAATCAACTGGTTGAGTTTTTGAAATAG